CAATTCGGGTAGGCTTACGGGTGGCAGGATCAACAACATTTAAGTTGGAGATATGAATAGGTGCCTCCTGTTTAATAATGCCACCTTGGGGATTCTTTGCATTAGGTTTGGTATGCTTGGTAACCATGTTGATACCTTCAACAATGGCCCGCTCCTCTGTAGGAAGCACTTCAAGCACCTTACCTGTTTTGCCTCTATCGTTGCCCGTATTAACGAAAACAACGTCCCCCTTCTTTATGTGTAACTTCCTTTGCATTGATAGTCATTTAAAGGGTTAAAGCACCTCCGGTGCTAGCGAAACAATTTTCATGTATTTATCGCGCAGTTCGCGGGCCACAGGGCCAAAAATACGGGTTCCGCGGATTTCACCTTGTGCATTAAGGAGAACACAGGCGTTGTCGTCGAATCGGATATAAGATCCATCAGGACGACGAATCTCTTTACTCGTTCTAACAATAACAGCCTTGGTAACAGTACCCTTCTTTATTTCACTGGAAGGAAGTGCACTTTTAACAGTAACAACAATCTTATCACCAATGCTAGCGTACCTCATACCAGTTCCTCCAAGCACACGGATGCAGAGCACTTCCTTTGCTCCGCTGTTATCGGCTACGGTTAATCTGCTTTCTTGCTGAATCATGGCTACTTAACTTTCTCTATAATTTCAATTAGTCTCCAGCGCTTTGTTTTACTCAAAGGCCGAGTTTCCATAATACGAACGGTATCGCCAATGCTGCACTCGTTCTT
The Williamwhitmania sp. genome window above contains:
- the rplN gene encoding 50S ribosomal protein L14, producing MIQQESRLTVADNSGAKEVLCIRVLGGTGMRYASIGDKIVVTVKSALPSSEIKKGTVTKAVIVRTSKEIRRPDGSYIRFDDNACVLLNAQGEIRGTRIFGPVARELRDKYMKIVSLAPEVL
- the rplX gene encoding 50S ribosomal protein L24, translating into MQRKLHIKKGDVVFVNTGNDRGKTGKVLEVLPTEERAIVEGINMVTKHTKPNAKNPQGGIIKQEAPIHISNLNVVDPATRKPTRIGRRYNDEDKLVRYAKKSGEEIK